In Desulfarculaceae bacterium, the following are encoded in one genomic region:
- a CDS encoding serine acetyltransferase, producing MPDRASLHECTLDQGLALRPHDELPKVVKELVATCGTAACFDHISPVPLPSHDAVVEIVALARRVLFPGYFDGKKIEQVSLEYHLGTELLRLFELVSDQITWAVRHDCFRHELECSHCADRGNRAALAFVQSLPEIRRLLALDVQAAQEGDPASGGVDEIIFSYPGLFAVTVYRLAHRMRHLEVPLLPRMMSEYAHAKTGIDIHPGAEIGESFFIDHGTGVVIGETAVLGQRVRLYQGVTLGALSLPRGQVEDLRGAKRHPTIEDEVTIYSGATILGGDTVVGTRSVIGGNVWLTGSVPPDTKVFLKKPELVYVEPRK from the coding sequence ATGCCCGACCGAGCCAGCCTACACGAGTGCACCCTGGACCAGGGTTTGGCCCTGCGGCCCCATGATGAGCTGCCCAAGGTGGTCAAGGAACTGGTGGCCACCTGCGGCACCGCCGCCTGCTTCGACCACATCAGCCCGGTGCCCCTGCCCAGCCACGACGCGGTGGTGGAGATCGTGGCCCTGGCCCGGCGGGTGCTTTTTCCCGGCTATTTCGACGGCAAGAAGATCGAGCAGGTGAGCCTGGAGTACCACCTGGGCACCGAGCTGCTGCGCCTGTTCGAGCTGGTCTCGGACCAGATAACCTGGGCGGTGCGCCACGACTGCTTCCGCCACGAGCTGGAATGCAGCCACTGCGCCGACCGGGGCAACCGGGCGGCCCTGGCCTTCGTGCAGTCCCTGCCCGAGATACGCCGCCTCCTGGCCCTGGACGTGCAGGCCGCCCAGGAGGGCGACCCGGCCAGCGGCGGGGTGGACGAGATCATCTTCTCCTACCCCGGCCTGTTCGCGGTGACGGTATACCGCCTGGCCCACCGCATGCGCCATCTGGAGGTGCCGCTGCTGCCCCGCATGATGAGCGAGTACGCCCACGCCAAGACCGGCATCGACATTCACCCCGGGGCCGAGATCGGCGAGAGCTTTTTCATCGACCACGGCACCGGCGTGGTGATCGGCGAGACCGCCGTGTTGGGCCAGCGGGTGCGCCTGTACCAAGGCGTGACCCTGGGGGCCTTGTCTTTGCCCCGGGGCCAGGTGGAAGACCTGCGCGGGGCCAAGCGCCACCCCACCATCGAGGACGAGGTGACGATCTACTCCGGGGCCACCATCCTGGGCGGCGACACCGTGGTGGGCACCCGCTCGGTGATCGGGGGCAACGTGTGGCTCACCGGGTCGGTGCCCCCGGACACCAAGGTGTTCTTGAAAAAGCCCGAGCTAGTCTACGTGGAGCCCCGCAAGTAG
- a CDS encoding TRAP transporter TatT component family protein, translated as MSRACNYTEKPPAALRLTSLLLALLALCLLASPARSFDKRQLNMRADALYEQRGDLAKAALSAQMYRRLLVEAPDDLEASMRLCELLVWIGAQKPDEQAEEHFRELIAVASAARRAHPQDPGPLFYMGVGQGMLADVASFPEALMLVKQAMKNMAELAASHPGYYYGGPERVLGRIYYKMPGFIGGDNELAEQNYKKAISYGPRYWLNQLYLADLYYQQGKNDQARKLLEEVAQGRPIPALMPECQMWQQLARKALADGRPPN; from the coding sequence TTGTCCAGAGCCTGCAATTACACCGAGAAACCGCCTGCCGCGCTGCGCCTGACCTCGCTGCTGCTGGCCCTGCTGGCGCTCTGCCTGCTGGCCTCCCCGGCCCGATCCTTTGACAAAAGGCAGCTCAACATGCGGGCCGACGCGCTCTACGAGCAGCGCGGCGACTTGGCCAAGGCGGCCCTGAGCGCCCAGATGTACCGCCGCCTCTTGGTGGAGGCGCCCGACGACCTGGAAGCCTCCATGCGCCTTTGCGAGCTGTTGGTGTGGATAGGGGCCCAAAAGCCCGACGAGCAGGCCGAGGAGCATTTCCGCGAGCTGATCGCCGTGGCCTCGGCCGCCCGGCGGGCCCATCCCCAAGACCCCGGCCCCCTGTTCTACATGGGCGTGGGCCAGGGCATGCTGGCCGACGTGGCCTCCTTCCCCGAGGCCCTGATGCTGGTCAAGCAGGCCATGAAGAACATGGCCGAGCTGGCCGCCAGCCATCCCGGCTATTATTACGGCGGTCCCGAGCGGGTGCTGGGGCGCATCTACTACAAGATGCCGGGTTTCATCGGCGGGGACAACGAGCTGGCCGAGCAGAACTACAAAAAGGCCATCAGCTACGGCCCGCGCTATTGGCTGAACCAGCTATACCTGGCCGATCTCTACTACCAGCAGGGCAAAAACGACCAGGCGCGCAAGCTCCTGGAGGAGGTGGCCCAGGGCCGCCCCATCCCCGCCCTGATGCCCGAGTGCCAGATGTGGCAGCAGCTGGCCCGCAAGGCCCTGGCCGACGGCCGGCCCCCGAATTAA
- a CDS encoding lysoplasmalogenase, with product MPVYYLFIPAVLLLIGLIWAERGQEPGRVLLFKAPLSILFVVAALISPHPVGWYFGLVLAGLVLGLIGDVCLALKGDKAFRLGLVSFLLGHVAYVVAFAGLTPPSQWINPGILAVCAVSGLVFLWLRPTLGKMLGPVLAYVVVITVMVIAGWAALFQRTVPPTAGWVIFIGALIFYLSDLFVARDRFKSPGWDNRLIGLPLYYGGQFAIACSVGLVA from the coding sequence ATGCCCGTGTACTATCTGTTCATTCCCGCCGTTTTGCTGCTCATCGGCCTCATCTGGGCCGAGCGGGGCCAGGAGCCCGGCCGGGTGCTGTTGTTCAAGGCCCCCCTGTCAATCCTGTTCGTGGTCGCGGCCCTGATCAGCCCCCACCCCGTGGGCTGGTACTTCGGCCTGGTGCTGGCCGGGCTGGTGCTGGGGCTCATCGGCGACGTGTGCCTGGCCCTCAAGGGCGACAAGGCCTTCCGTTTGGGCCTGGTGTCGTTTCTCTTGGGCCACGTGGCCTACGTGGTGGCCTTTGCCGGGCTCACCCCGCCCAGCCAATGGATAAACCCCGGCATCCTGGCCGTGTGCGCGGTGAGCGGCCTGGTGTTCCTGTGGCTCAGGCCTACCTTGGGCAAGATGCTGGGGCCGGTGCTGGCCTACGTGGTGGTGATCACGGTGATGGTGATCGCGGGCTGGGCCGCGCTTTTCCAACGCACCGTGCCGCCCACGGCGGGGTGGGTGATCTTTATCGGCGCGCTGATCTTCTACCTCAGCGACCTGTTCGTGGCCCGCGACCGCTTCAAGAGCCCGGGCTGGGACAACCGCCTGATCGGCCTGCCCCTGTACTACGGCGGCCAGTTCGCCATCGCCTGCTCGGTGGGCCTGGTGGCCTGA
- a CDS encoding FUSC family protein, with amino-acid sequence MDASAGYITRLYRRHIHPYDPSFLTLRRSLKTLVAMAICLWIYWPYPSLLAWGPLAAFTLSQVPPGLPLAARRRAMLFLVGAAALLVIPATVLGFGVAVPTVFIVLATLAAFGAAALGPAYGACSLWALLLVVVALGKPGPLEEGLARALAVVVGGLVCWALHFLVLPMRARQLYRSTLSLALVNLEELWDTVHDGFPSGKVDQARLEQAKEQALKALHRLRGLPQFLETPPDQEGSGAVAVLALGLDLVRVYENLLALWQLRQAALGSALYDQYGPRLGQLMTRARALLEELRRAVQEGGGRVESSGLIDALRDDVEKMRTQKAADGGHSVGEYVLVFNSLAALLALARDLGRAEGQRRAVDLLHLPPDKPAPSWAGFWGRLRAELKPDSPTLRSAGQAAVATGASMLLVKAVDLPNGYWVVLFAMLMVKPDLGTTLALGKYRILGVCLGTAGASAFLLGLGDQGAAYYLACGLGAFVTLYLMSFPHPVVSGAMSSFTMIMITSTVSPLGWAVGLLRVGEVILAVIIGLLTARFLWPNRASRRVRGEAAAVYRGLAGFLDQAVAGYLAGGLPVDRLSSLRQELQDQIAALKASYAAAGREPGRNPALGRHFGEVISHAGRMYDQLLILEASAVRGAPPGPWQKASDQVRELGAELSRLLDNLGSSLAAAKRPAKPPELEARHARLLGSLRGIKAASGELAGQGRLTLSAFLWELRQVEREALAARGEAAALAND; translated from the coding sequence ATGGACGCCTCGGCCGGCTATATCACGCGCTTGTACCGGCGGCACATCCATCCCTACGACCCCTCCTTCCTCACCTTGCGCCGCAGCCTCAAAACCCTGGTGGCCATGGCCATCTGCCTGTGGATCTATTGGCCCTACCCCAGCCTGCTGGCCTGGGGGCCGCTGGCCGCCTTCACCCTGAGCCAGGTGCCGCCCGGCCTGCCCCTGGCCGCGCGGCGGCGGGCCATGCTCTTTCTGGTGGGGGCCGCCGCCCTATTGGTGATCCCGGCCACGGTGCTGGGCTTCGGGGTGGCCGTGCCCACGGTTTTCATCGTGCTGGCCACCCTGGCCGCCTTCGGGGCCGCCGCCCTGGGCCCGGCCTACGGGGCCTGCTCCCTGTGGGCGCTGCTCTTGGTGGTGGTGGCCCTGGGCAAGCCCGGCCCCCTGGAGGAAGGCCTGGCCCGCGCCCTGGCCGTGGTGGTGGGCGGCCTGGTCTGCTGGGCCCTGCACTTTCTGGTCTTGCCCATGCGGGCCCGCCAGCTCTACCGGAGCACCTTGTCCCTGGCCCTGGTCAACCTGGAGGAGCTGTGGGACACGGTGCACGACGGCTTCCCCAGCGGCAAGGTGGACCAGGCCCGCCTGGAGCAGGCCAAGGAGCAGGCGCTCAAGGCCCTGCACCGTTTGCGCGGCCTGCCCCAGTTTTTGGAGACCCCGCCCGACCAGGAGGGCAGCGGCGCGGTGGCGGTGCTGGCCCTGGGCCTGGACCTGGTGCGGGTCTACGAGAACCTCCTGGCCCTGTGGCAGCTGCGCCAGGCGGCCCTGGGCTCGGCCCTCTACGACCAATACGGCCCTCGCCTGGGCCAGCTAATGACCCGGGCGCGGGCGCTCCTGGAAGAGCTGCGCCGCGCGGTGCAGGAAGGCGGGGGCCGGGTGGAGTCCAGCGGACTGATCGACGCCCTGCGCGACGACGTGGAAAAGATGCGCACCCAAAAGGCGGCCGACGGCGGGCATAGCGTGGGCGAGTACGTGCTGGTGTTCAACTCCCTGGCCGCGCTGTTGGCCCTGGCCCGCGACCTGGGCCGGGCCGAGGGCCAGCGCCGGGCGGTGGATCTGTTGCACCTGCCCCCGGACAAGCCCGCGCCCTCCTGGGCCGGGTTCTGGGGCCGCCTGCGGGCCGAGCTCAAGCCCGATTCCCCCACCCTGCGCTCCGCCGGGCAGGCCGCCGTGGCCACCGGGGCCTCCATGCTCCTGGTGAAGGCCGTCGACCTGCCCAACGGCTACTGGGTGGTGCTGTTCGCCATGCTCATGGTCAAGCCGGACCTGGGCACCACCCTGGCCCTGGGCAAGTACCGCATCCTGGGGGTGTGTCTGGGCACCGCCGGGGCCAGCGCCTTTTTACTGGGCCTGGGCGACCAGGGCGCGGCCTACTACCTGGCCTGCGGTCTGGGCGCCTTCGTCACCCTGTACCTGATGAGCTTCCCCCACCCGGTGGTCTCCGGCGCCATGAGCAGCTTCACCATGATCATGATCACCTCCACCGTCTCGCCCCTGGGCTGGGCGGTGGGGCTGCTTCGGGTGGGCGAGGTGATCCTGGCGGTGATCATCGGCCTGCTCACCGCCCGCTTCCTGTGGCCCAACCGGGCCAGCCGCCGGGTGCGCGGCGAGGCGGCCGCGGTGTACCGGGGCCTGGCCGGCTTTTTGGACCAGGCGGTGGCGGGCTATCTGGCCGGGGGCCTGCCCGTGGACCGGCTCAGCTCCCTGCGCCAGGAGCTGCAAGACCAGATCGCGGCGCTCAAGGCCTCCTACGCCGCCGCCGGGCGGGAGCCGGGGCGCAACCCGGCCCTGGGCCGCCACTTCGGGGAGGTCATCTCCCACGCCGGGCGCATGTACGACCAGTTGCTCATCCTGGAGGCGTCGGCGGTGCGCGGGGCCCCGCCCGGCCCCTGGCAAAAGGCCTCGGACCAGGTGCGCGAGCTGGGCGCGGAGCTAAGCCGCCTGCTGGACAACCTGGGCAGCTCCCTGGCCGCGGCCAAGCGCCCGGCCAAGCCACCGGAGTTGGAGGCGCGCCACGCCCGTCTGTTGGGCTCGCTCCGGGGCATCAAGGCCGCCTCCGGCGAGCTGGCCGGCCAGGGCCGCCTGACCCTCTCGGCCTTTTTATGGGAACTCCGTCAGGTGGAGCGCGAGGCCCTGGCCGCCCGGGGCGAGGCCGCCGCCCTGGCCAACGATTAG